From a region of the Caldanaerobius fijiensis DSM 17918 genome:
- a CDS encoding D-sedoheptulose-7-phosphate isomerase, with translation MKGEHIIKDLINRYPALASCEDDIKKACEMIIECYRSGGKLLICGNGGSASDALHIVGELMKGFMKKRSVPEQFRSTLIEKYPDEGRFIADNLQGALPAIALVESSALITAFINDVSDAMVFAQQVYGLGKSGDVLLSISTSGNSKNVLYAVKVAKAMGLKTIGLTGRDGGKMKDFCDVSIVVPGADTPQIQEYHLPVYHAICMVVEEEFFDI, from the coding sequence ATGAAAGGCGAACACATCATAAAAGACCTTATAAACAGATATCCTGCTCTGGCTTCTTGTGAGGATGACATAAAAAAGGCATGCGAAATGATTATTGAGTGCTATAGATCAGGGGGCAAGCTGCTTATATGTGGCAATGGCGGCAGCGCTTCAGATGCCCTGCACATAGTGGGAGAACTCATGAAGGGATTTATGAAAAAGCGGAGTGTCCCTGAGCAGTTTAGATCCACGCTTATAGAAAAGTATCCGGATGAAGGGCGTTTTATAGCAGATAATCTACAGGGGGCACTTCCGGCTATAGCCCTGGTAGAATCATCAGCACTTATAACGGCTTTCATCAATGATGTATCTGATGCGATGGTCTTTGCACAACAGGTTTATGGGTTGGGGAAGAGCGGCGATGTATTGCTTAGCATAAGTACGTCGGGCAACTCTAAAAATGTCCTTTACGCCGTAAAGGTGGCAAAGGCTATGGGCTTAAAAACCATAGGTCTTACGGGGAGAGATGGTGGCAAGATGAAGGACTTTTGCGATGTATCCATAGTGGTGCCCGGCGCTGATACGCCACAGATACAGGAATATCACCTTCCTGTATATCACGCCATATGTATGGTGGTAGAAGAAGAGTTTTTTGATATATAG
- the carB gene encoding carbamoyl-phosphate synthase (glutamine-hydrolyzing) large subunit has translation MPIKDGINKVLVIGSGPIVIGQAAEFDYSGTQACKALREEGIKVVLVNNNPATIMTDENIADSVYIEPLDVDTMSKIIEKERPDGILPTLGGQTGLNLAVELKEAGVLDRFGVKLLGTSIESIKKAEDRQMFNDLMNELGEPIAPGRIVRSLEEALEFSHEVGYPLIIRPAYTLGGTGGGIAYTEEEFIEIVSVGLKLSMVHEVLIEKSLYGWKEIEYEVMRDSNDNCITICNMENLDPIGVHTGDSIVVAPSQTLSDMEYQMLRSASLKIIRALKIEGGCNIQFALNPKSFEYCVIEVNPRVSRSSALASKATGYPIARMAAKIAVGLTLDEITNPVTGKTTACFEPALDYVVTKIPRWPFDKFYTADRTIGTQMKATGEVMAIDRTFEASLQKAIRSLEIKAYGLKLKDSGNWSDDEIYYKLSYPNDMRIFYIAEALRRGWTIERIHDITRIDIWFLDKIQNIVNYEAVLADKWNDEAVLKKAKEMGFSDRMIAELAGVSESDIRSKRIEHGIVPVYKTVDTCAAEFESVTPYYYSTYEQDDDVAVRKEPCVLVIGSGPIRIGQGIEFDYCSVHAVWALKEAGVRAIIVNNNPETVSTDFDTADELYFEPLTFEDVMNIVDKEKPMGVLVQFGGQTAINLAKELAKEGVTILGTQQKYIDIAEDREKFAEFLKSLNIPQSAGDYATSVESALDVAKRLGYPLLVRPSYVIGGQSMEVVSGEKELISYVENAMRISPGLPILIDRYIDGKEVEIDAISDGENTLIAGIMEHVERAGVHSGDSFAVYPARTLTVDEKSLIVEYTKKISKALHVKGLINIQYVVKGGRVYVIEVNPRASRTVPILSKVTGVPMVNIAVNVALGRTLKEMGYPDGLWPEPDYYVIKAPVFSHQKLSGADLVMGPEMKSTGEALGIDVNFAAALYKAFKGAKMDFPVNKKIFVSISDNCKKEAVSLVARLVSMGYNIFASKDTHKALQKSGIVSQCFDIKEGDGLKKVIDMIREGSIDFIINIPTKGKDAKTSGFKLRRASLQYGVPCMTSLDTASAYCYVLQEMQKGLDVNYYSMSEYSNIRQMGTRKEA, from the coding sequence GTATAAAGGTGGTGCTGGTCAACAACAATCCTGCTACCATTATGACCGATGAAAACATAGCAGACAGCGTGTACATTGAACCGCTGGATGTGGATACCATGTCCAAAATCATAGAAAAAGAGAGACCTGACGGCATACTGCCTACCCTTGGAGGTCAAACTGGATTGAATCTGGCTGTGGAATTAAAAGAAGCTGGGGTGCTGGACAGATTCGGTGTTAAGCTTTTAGGCACATCCATTGAGTCCATAAAGAAGGCAGAGGACCGCCAGATGTTTAATGACCTTATGAATGAGCTGGGCGAGCCCATTGCACCGGGCAGGATTGTGCGCAGCCTGGAGGAAGCGCTTGAGTTCAGCCATGAGGTAGGATACCCTCTTATAATAAGGCCTGCTTACACCCTTGGCGGTACAGGAGGGGGTATAGCTTACACCGAGGAAGAGTTTATAGAGATTGTATCGGTTGGCTTGAAATTGAGCATGGTTCATGAGGTCTTAATTGAAAAGAGCCTCTATGGGTGGAAAGAAATCGAGTATGAGGTAATGAGGGATAGCAATGATAACTGTATAACCATATGCAATATGGAAAACTTGGATCCCATAGGCGTTCACACAGGGGACAGCATCGTGGTAGCACCTTCTCAGACGCTGTCCGACATGGAGTACCAGATGTTGCGGTCGGCCAGCTTAAAGATAATAAGGGCTCTTAAAATCGAAGGCGGGTGCAACATACAGTTTGCCTTAAATCCCAAAAGCTTTGAATACTGTGTGATCGAAGTAAATCCGAGGGTGAGCCGTTCCAGCGCTCTAGCATCAAAAGCAACAGGGTATCCCATTGCCAGAATGGCGGCTAAAATAGCCGTGGGATTGACCCTTGATGAGATAACCAATCCTGTGACGGGCAAGACCACAGCGTGCTTTGAACCTGCTCTTGATTATGTAGTCACAAAAATACCCAGGTGGCCTTTTGATAAATTCTATACAGCTGATAGGACCATAGGTACCCAGATGAAGGCAACCGGCGAGGTCATGGCCATAGACAGGACCTTTGAGGCATCTCTGCAGAAAGCGATAAGGTCTCTTGAGATAAAGGCTTACGGGTTAAAGTTGAAAGACAGCGGCAATTGGTCTGATGATGAAATATATTATAAATTGAGCTATCCCAATGACATGCGCATATTCTACATCGCAGAGGCCCTAAGGCGGGGTTGGACTATAGAGCGTATACACGATATCACCAGAATTGATATATGGTTTCTGGATAAGATACAGAATATCGTAAATTACGAGGCTGTTTTAGCTGATAAATGGAACGATGAGGCAGTGCTTAAAAAGGCAAAGGAAATGGGATTTTCCGATAGGATGATAGCAGAACTGGCGGGAGTAAGCGAAAGTGATATAAGGTCCAAGAGAATAGAACATGGTATTGTTCCTGTTTACAAGACGGTGGATACCTGTGCGGCGGAATTTGAGTCGGTTACGCCCTATTACTATTCAACCTATGAGCAGGATGACGATGTGGCGGTTAGAAAAGAGCCCTGTGTCCTGGTAATAGGCTCAGGACCCATCAGGATAGGCCAGGGCATAGAATTTGATTATTGTTCAGTTCACGCCGTATGGGCTTTAAAAGAAGCGGGCGTGAGAGCCATCATCGTAAACAATAATCCCGAGACGGTAAGTACCGATTTTGATACAGCCGATGAGCTGTATTTTGAGCCGTTGACCTTTGAGGACGTAATGAATATTGTGGACAAAGAAAAACCCATGGGTGTGCTGGTGCAGTTTGGCGGCCAGACTGCGATTAATCTGGCCAAAGAACTGGCCAAGGAAGGCGTGACTATCCTGGGCACGCAACAAAAGTACATCGATATCGCTGAAGACAGGGAAAAGTTTGCAGAGTTTCTCAAAAGCCTGAATATTCCCCAGTCTGCGGGAGATTATGCCACCAGCGTTGAAAGCGCGCTGGATGTGGCTAAAAGGTTGGGATATCCGCTGCTGGTGAGGCCTTCCTATGTAATAGGAGGACAGTCCATGGAGGTGGTGTCAGGGGAAAAAGAGCTTATAAGCTATGTGGAAAATGCCATGAGGATATCGCCAGGCCTACCTATTCTCATAGACAGGTATATTGATGGCAAAGAAGTGGAAATTGACGCTATAAGCGACGGCGAAAACACATTGATAGCAGGCATCATGGAACACGTAGAGAGGGCGGGGGTACATTCCGGCGACAGCTTTGCTGTATACCCTGCGAGGACGTTAACGGTAGACGAAAAAAGCCTTATAGTAGAGTACACAAAGAAGATATCAAAGGCCCTTCACGTAAAAGGCCTAATAAATATCCAGTATGTGGTAAAAGGCGGCAGGGTATACGTCATAGAAGTAAACCCTCGGGCATCCCGTACCGTTCCTATACTGAGCAAGGTCACAGGAGTGCCTATGGTGAACATAGCCGTAAATGTAGCTCTAGGTAGGACGCTAAAAGAGATGGGATATCCCGACGGATTGTGGCCAGAACCGGATTATTACGTCATAAAGGCGCCCGTTTTTTCCCATCAGAAATTGTCAGGAGCCGACCTGGTCATGGGGCCTGAGATGAAATCCACCGGTGAGGCATTAGGGATTGATGTCAATTTTGCAGCGGCGCTTTATAAGGCATTTAAAGGGGCAAAAATGGATTTCCCCGTCAATAAAAAAATTTTTGTATCCATTTCTGATAACTGCAAAAAAGAAGCTGTATCCCTTGTTGCCAGGCTGGTTTCAATGGGTTATAATATATTTGCGTCAAAAGATACTCATAAGGCCCTTCAGAAGAGTGGTATAGTATCTCAGTGTTTTGACATAAAAGAAGGTGATGGCCTGAAAAAGGTAATAGATATGATCAGAGAGGGCTCTATAGATTTTATTATAAATATACCTACAAAAGGCAAAGATGCGAAGACATCAGGATTTAAACTGAGAAGGGCATCGCTCCAATACGGTGTACCTTGTATGACGTCACTGGATACCGCCAGCGCGTATTGCTATGTACTTCAAGAGATGCAAAAGGGCCTTGATGTCAATTATTACTCCATGAGCGAATACAGCAATATAAGGCAAATGGGAACGCGTAAAGAAGCATAG
- the aroB gene encoding 3-dehydroquinate synthase, with protein sequence MDLIVELGKRSYPIIFCDIDEAGQRLTECVKSKKFMVITDDNVEKYYLKDICRSLESQGYEVVTSVIPAGEESKTMETAKGLLQQALKYGLDRTSCIAALGGGVVGDISGFVAATYMRGIDFVQIPTTLLAQVDSSVGGKVAVNLPEAKNIVGAFHQPRAVIVDVKTLKTLPERELKTGLAEVIKYGVIRDKGFFQWLDIHMEDLLALDMEALKYAIKRSCEIKAEIVGQDETEQGLRAVLNFGHTLGHALEALTDYKKYTHGEAVAIGMVYASKIALNRKMISQQFYDEILKLIKKAGLPTVFDDFPFEEVLNKLTSDKKAYNGRIIFALVDENRNFIKAEIHPDEIKSVLY encoded by the coding sequence ATGGATTTAATAGTGGAGTTGGGCAAAAGGAGTTATCCGATAATTTTTTGCGATATAGACGAGGCTGGGCAGAGGTTGACGGAATGCGTAAAGTCGAAGAAGTTTATGGTGATAACTGATGACAATGTGGAGAAGTATTACCTTAAAGATATATGTCGTTCTCTTGAATCGCAGGGCTATGAAGTGGTGACATCTGTCATACCAGCCGGTGAAGAGAGTAAAACCATGGAAACTGCCAAAGGCCTGCTGCAGCAAGCGCTAAAATATGGCCTGGACAGGACCTCATGTATTGCAGCGCTGGGTGGGGGAGTGGTAGGAGACATATCAGGTTTTGTGGCGGCGACCTATATGAGAGGGATTGATTTTGTACAGATACCTACCACATTGCTTGCTCAGGTAGATAGCAGTGTAGGCGGGAAAGTGGCTGTAAACCTTCCAGAGGCCAAAAATATCGTAGGAGCTTTTCATCAGCCCAGGGCGGTAATAGTGGATGTAAAGACATTAAAAACCCTTCCAGAGCGGGAACTAAAGACAGGTTTGGCTGAAGTGATAAAGTACGGCGTTATAAGGGATAAGGGATTCTTCCAGTGGCTGGATATCCATATGGAGGATTTGCTGGCATTGGACATGGAGGCATTAAAGTACGCTATAAAGCGCTCCTGCGAGATAAAAGCAGAGATAGTGGGCCAGGATGAAACGGAGCAGGGCTTAAGAGCGGTCCTGAATTTTGGTCACACCCTGGGACATGCCCTGGAGGCTTTAACGGACTACAAAAAGTACACCCACGGCGAAGCGGTAGCCATAGGCATGGTTTATGCGTCAAAGATCGCTTTAAACCGCAAGATGATATCCCAACAATTTTACGATGAGATATTAAAACTTATTAAAAAGGCGGGACTGCCTACGGTCTTTGATGATTTTCCCTTTGAAGAGGTGTTGAACAAGCTGACCAGTGACAAAAAAGCCTATAATGGCAGGATCATATTCGCATTAGTTGACGAGAACAGGAATTTTATTAAAGCAGAAATACATCCCGATGAGATAAAAAGCGTCCTTTATTAA
- a CDS encoding ArsR/SmtB family transcription factor → MKDLVDFFKILSDETRLRIIVLLYKQKLCVCDICNILELPQPKVSKHLAKLRDNGLVEDSRKEQFVYYSLQLKDFQRNIIEEIVSNAENDPVIKADLEKLARQACFKK, encoded by the coding sequence GTGAAAGATCTGGTCGATTTTTTTAAAATATTATCAGATGAAACCAGGCTCAGAATAATAGTTCTGCTGTACAAACAGAAGCTATGTGTATGCGATATATGCAATATTCTGGAGCTGCCACAGCCTAAAGTATCCAAGCATCTGGCAAAACTCAGGGACAATGGGCTGGTAGAGGACAGCAGAAAAGAGCAATTTGTCTATTATTCGCTGCAATTAAAGGACTTTCAGAGAAATATAATAGAGGAGATTGTGAGCAACGCGGAAAATGATCCAGTGATTAAAGCGGATTTGGAGAAACTTGCACGGCAGGCGTGTTTTAAAAAGTGA